Part of the Salmo trutta chromosome 2, fSalTru1.1, whole genome shotgun sequence genome, TGTACATGTATCTATGTTCAGAAACACACATATTGCTGTGCCTGTACATGTATCTACGTTCAGAAACACACATATTGCTGTGCCTGTACATGTATCTACGTTCAGAAACACACATATTGCTGTGCCTGTACATGTATCTACGTTCAGAAACACACATATTGCTGTGCCTGTACATGTATCTACGTTCAGAAACACACATATTGCTGTGCCTGTACATGTATCTACATTCAGAAACACACATATTGCTGTGCCTGTACATGTATCTATGTTCAGAAACACACATATTGCTGTGCCTGTACATGTAGAAACATTCAGAAATACCAATATTAGAGATGCTGCTTCAGCCACCCTGCAAAACTCATCTTGACCTTCCAGAATACAACAAACACGTTTTCTACTGCCAAGGAGGTTCAAGACTTCTTCTATAAGCACATCAAGCCCAACAGACAAAAGGAAGAGCCGACAGATCTAGGCTAACCCCAATTTGGCTGGCTCAATATTCAGGTATGCTATCCACGCACAATCACCCAGCCTAGCTGATGGCTGTGATGCAGCCCTCAGCATAAGACAATGATGAGGACAACCCCTCAATGGGGTAAAAGGAACACTATTATTATTCTTGTTGCTGAAGATTGGACTTCGTTATTATTATATTGCCTATGTTCCAGGGCATTTAGACAATGATGACTCCACGCCAAATTAATGAACACTGGACAACATATTGAAGTGCCATACAGACTGGGGTTTCTTCCTTGTGGGGCCACAGCACATTGCATCCCTATGGGCTAAACTGTTTAGGATAGATTGTCAGTCCCCTATGGGCTTCCGCACAATtcctttattacatttttatgttTAACTTAATTTAGACCATATTGCTAATAATAATGAGGATATTTGTGACCCACCACCTGGATTCAGTCCTATGAAGCAAAATTTGAaattctgttttttacattggataaaagtagagatatggagctagaaaatggtatatcatacactgcagttgagaaacaatgggaaagttattctgctttgaaagttgataaatcTTGTAACCccatttttgagaaaatggcccatgAATGTtctggtacacctactggagagctctgtgCCTACACGCATTCAGCATCGATCACAccttcttaagccttagccccacccatctctttaagaattcacatgtgaggccatgtgctaaacagagtgaataCGGTAGTGTAGAAAACAGCCAAAAATTTCAAGACTAAAAATTGTGAAAGTAGTAGCAAAAAGTAGTAGCAAAAAAtaactttatctagtccttggcctatatcctaatctgactttggtgcaggtcatgttgttcttcacattactgtctctggtaaacacacactacataaaataaaatctacgtttattggtcacatgcacaggatgcagaaggtataaacggtatagtgaaatagttacttgcatagtggagtctttagCTAGCAACAACTCATACTACCATGCACCGTGCacgaatctgcaggtagctaatctgcaggtagctaaccaactatactgaacaaaagtataaatacaacatccaacaatttcaaagagtttactgagttacagttcatataaagaaatcagtcaatttaaataaattccttaggccctattctttggtcacagatacctaaaaaacggtgcgacacatctccttaagatagagttgatcaggctgttgattttgacctgtgtaatgttgtcccaatcctctttaatggctgtgtgaagttgctggatattggcagaaactggaacatgctgttgtacatgTCGATTCAGAGCATCACAAACGTGCTCAatcggtgacatgtctggtgagtatgcaggccatggaagaactgggagatTTTCAGCTTAaaggaattatgtacagatccttgcatgctgaaacatgaggtgatgttgatgatgaatggcacgacaatgggcctcaggatctcgtcacggtatctctgtgcattcaaattgcaatcgataaaatgcaattatgtttgTTGTCGGTagtttatgcctgtccataccataaccccaccgccaccatggggcactgtgtTCACAAAATGACATCAGCATCATTCTGCCATCTGCCCGCTACAATTGAATccgggattaatccgtgaagagcacacttccccAGCATGCCAGTGCCCACTCAAATCagttacgatgccaaactgcagtcaggtaaaGACCatggtgaggatgacaagcacacagatgagcttacctgagacggtttctgacagttttgcagaaattctttggttgtgcaaacccacagtttcatcagctgtctgagtgGTTGgtgtcagacgatcccgcaggtgaagaagtcagatgtggaggtcctgggttggcgtggttatacgttgtctgcggttgtgaggccggttggacgtaaaCCAATTTATGATGGAGCGAAATGCTAGTGcctggaaatacaatttaaagtTTGGTACGGATAGTACTTCTACATCTTTCCCACTTTCTACATTTTATCCGGGATCGTTTACCTTGGCATATACATTTTTAAACCGCAGTATGAATTTTATCTCAATAGCCAGAAGGGGGAGTCATGGGAAACATTGAACTATATGAAATTCAATATATTCATTTTGACAATAGATATTCTGACGGTTAAAGCAACTGGGATATTATTCCATCTACTGAGGTCGAATTGAATTGATTTGAGTGTTCTGTTAAAGTTGCTGGCAATGGTTTTATCTCAAAAGGGAATTATATCTAATTCCAAATATTTAAAATGGGAAACAATTGGGATTCCATAAGTAGAGATGAAGTCCTCCATCGGGGTATTGAGAGGCAGTAGGGCTGATTTGGTTAGATTCATTGTATAACTTGAGATATAGATATCTCTGAGTTTCAGTGTGTTTGGGAGCGATTGAGATACattgtttttacatttagcagacgctcttatccagagcgacttacagtaatgaatgcatacatttcacacattttttaatatattttttgtactggccccccgtaggaatcgaacccacaaccctggcgttgcacacaccatgctctaccaactgagccacagggaagacattgTCTTGATATATAAAAATGTCACTCTGCGTATAATGAGATGAAGTCATCAgtatatttttgagaaattggTGTTATTTTCATCGATTGACGAATTGCATGGGCCAGGGGTTCCATGGATAATAAGAATAGCAGAGGCAAAATTGGATTGCCTTGTCTGCTGCTAGTGATTCTGAACGGAGCAGAGCAGATATTGACTGTTGGCTGAGGGATTAGCATATAGTATTTTAATTATATTAATGAAATTGGAGCCAATTCCCATATGTTCCAAGACAGACCAGAAATATGACCAATTTAGGtttgtcaaaagctttttctGCATCGAGAGAGCTGTTGTTTCTAATTAACCATCTAATGGAGGTTATATTTATCCGAGGATAAATGCTTTTTAACAAATCTGCTTTGGTCGGTGTGGATCAATTTGGGTAAGTATGTCTCGAGACAGGACGACAACATTTTGGAAAACAGTTGAATATCTGTGTTTATCAAAGATAGGGGGCGATTGTGAGAACACTGGGTGGCATACTTACCTATTTTTAATAAAAGCAACATTTGTAATCACATCTCTCCCAAATGAACCTTTGTGGGTGGCTGTATTTTTCATTTCGAGCAATAGTGTACCTAATTGATTCCAACAGTTTAAATAGACAGGAGGAATACCGTCCAATCGAGGTGATTTGcctttattcattcattcactgtaactcagtaaaatctttgaattattgcatgttgcatttatatattttttcagtatatGTAAGTGAGAATCAAAATGACATGCCCATACTCCAATGCGTCACAATAATGCCTTGTTATCTGAAGGGTGGTCATTTGCATCCCCCCAATGGTCCAAATGTGGAATCTGTACCCTTGCCGATATCATAGACagtaatggttttaaaacattccAAGATGTGATAGATGCATACACATTAGCAGGCAACTATTTTTTTCTCTATATTTACAATTTAGGCCAGCTATGCTATGGAGTCCCTTGGGAAACCCAACTACGAAACATCCAATGATGGGATTTGCCAATAAATGATCTGGGCTCCCGAAAGGACTgatctctataatatataaacaacttttggaaagctCATATTCCGAGCTAGCCATGCAAAAACAATGGTCCATAGATCTAATTGATTCTGAACCACCCTTTAACTGGAACAGAACATGGAAAAATATGACCTTAGCATCCCATAATCTGAACCACCAATTTATACAGTTTACAGACTGTATTTAACACCAAAGCCCCAACTCCCAACTGTTCACTGTGTCCCCTAATCAGGTTGGCACATTCCTTCATATGATGTGGATAAATGCAAGTCATATGCAGTTAAATGCTTCAGAGGCAAAGTTACAAAATTCATTTagaattgaatacattttaaagtggaacagacagcgttttaactactttgcatatATGAAACAAACATGCAATCATAATATCAGCCAAAAAAAATATGCAACAAAAACCAACTTTagaagaggttttaaaaataggttatattcGGCACAAAATTCCATGACGTACAGTAAGGCAGAATTGTTGGCAGAATATAttgatgcagttcaatgcatgattaatataattcaccaatataTTTCTTGGTACATTTGttaaaaaaatattgctatcagattgtaaatcacagctggcctggtacattgtttgctgcctccacccaTTTGGAATGCACTGTTTTAGtgtcaatgactcaatattttggacgTAAATGGacaaatgtaactaaggctgggaatgtcaatacaatcaaactaaaAAGGGCAATGATCCCAAGTCAAtcataatgtggctaataggctatcgtatctatttatgtagctatttatttagcaagctaaaaacacggagcctgacgttagctagctagccagctgggaAGATGTCATGTTACCTTTTCCTCTCATATAATTTTTTGGTGGCTACAGCTAGAAATGCAGGTGTCATTTGtttagctagcaagaaatgtgaatcgctttgctagctagctagctatgctgaacttaaatgactgttatccagttagcatatctcttgcgttcataaattcactctgacttcctccgatttcagagcacacatctgagtgtgccagagcgcaatATAACTGATTACAAACATGCAACACCCGCTGAATATGACTGGCAAAAAAAgttattaaattgttgccagcagcacactTAGTCACTCACGCTctagataacataaaaacagcctaaccagttcTGCTATgctgagtaaaatggtcagagtgaggtgttctctcactggaaatagctagcaagctatcCAACTTtatccagttagcttgggtgcttgactgccaacATTGTGAGGAacgcttggatcaaccctactcctcggccagagagTCCAGTGTCAATAGTGCAGTGTGCACCTGAACGCTCGGAGAGCGGAGCGCTCTGAATTTAAGAACAGACATCTGACAATTCTCGGAATTAGTAACGACCTATTGCGCACTCTGACACACTTGAACAACTTAAttgtcaatgaaatgtatttggcatcgatcaaatgagtgggcaggcaggcaagttcccattcagttgtcaaaatgTGGTTTTGGACAagctgtaaagttcccaaatctAAGAGGGCTCCTGAAGTATTTACATacttgcagaaatccattcaggtgtattttgtggatTTTGGTGAATGTGTTCTGATGATCTAAAGTTGcgctgttgctactgcctgtaaacacacagtccagttcaaagtgaatgatggcaggcccatgTGGCAAATGGTTTAtttgcataaaggcctactgtagctctgattggctatggcgcaccggtctgcgTAAACTCTGGTCCTGTAAGGGGtgtgtactggcggcagagaagtcaggcgcaggagagcaaaaacggatttacaacggcgcagtttaataaataaaaccaccAGCATAACATCacacaccagcataacgtgcacaagcactacaataaacaattccggacaaggacatgggggaacagagggttaaatacacaacatgtaatgatgcaattgaaaccaggtgtgtgggaagacaagacaaaacaaatggaaaatgaaaggtggatcggcgatggctagaaggccagtgacgtcgaacgccgcccgaacaagaagagggaccgacttcagcggaagtcgtgacaggtcctgcacaagacagatgtttttattaggttttatttactacAGTGTATCAGTTGTCCGATCGCACGgtcgctttcccactctatattgctatagaattttcacaaatgccttactctATGTGATTCCGAAACAgtctatgaatttatgaaaacCAGAAAATGgccatatctaagtgctcgcttgtAAGAAAATGACAAAAAgatgtcatattcttcctggggatGTATATGAActgattttaataagatttcacGTTGCTGaaacactgtcagttccactttaaatatTCAATGCTTTCCATTTATTTTGTTCCTTAATGATGATAGCCCCTTGAATCTCTTAATCAATCAGAGAAGATTACTGCTGGCAGGCAGCACTGCTGCGATAAAAAGCATGGTTTCCGGGGGTGGAGGGAGGATGCGGGTGGGTGGATGGGGACTGAGGGGTTAACTTTGGTTTGGGTTAACTTTGAATGTATTTATTTGATTGGTTCTGTACATGTAACCCCCCTCTGAAAACGAAAAATTACAAAACTGAATAAAAAGttggtcacaaaaaaaaaaagatacaacAATATTACTGGGGCTGTACATGTAGCTACGTTCAGAAACACCGTACCTTAAATAACTGTCCCAATATTACACCTTTGTACCTTAAATTACtgtcccaatattacacttttgTACCTTAAATTACTGTCCCAATATTACACCTTTGTACCTAAAAGTACTGTCCCCATATTACACCTTTGTACCTAAAAGTACTGTCCCCATATTACACAAGTATACTAACACTCACCTGCACTGCTGCAGGTGAGGGGTTAAATGGAGTGCGCCCTTGTCTATAAAACACTCCTAATTTATTATCCTGTGGTGGGATGGGAGCTTTAAGAGATGTCTTGTCCAGAGCCTTCTGTGGTGGACCAACCAGGCTACTGTTCCGGAAGACAGCCTTTGGCTTGAGTAAGTCATCGATCACTGTTTGGGCCTGTGTGGACACAGGACTGTAATTATAGTCAGGCTCAGTGATTCATCATGACTGCAACAGGACCAGGTTGTCTCAGCCATTCAAATGGGGCTCTCTCAATCTGTAACTGGATCCAGTCAGTGGGGGAGGAAATATGGTTATGGGAAAAGACCCACTGCTCTCTACTGATGAGGATTATAATGGAATAGAATAAAAAACGAAGAGAGCAATAATTAGGGGAAATTATTTAGATCAAGGTTGCAAGCCCTTGTGGAAAAAACACATGATTTCCCATGTAAAATGTTAATGTTTTGAGATTTTCTTGTGATCATATAACCTTTTctatgtgaaatcatgtggttttggaacacttcacatgcaATGATATTTCACTTGAAATTTTACATTTGGATTTTTTCACATGAGATTTCACAGGTGATGCCCAGCAAACAAAAATGAGTCGTTAAGATGTCCCCCGGAACATCACGGAGTCAAATTGTTTTCAAATtacatacactatacagtgcctttggaaagtattcaaaccccttgacttttcccacattttgttacgttacagccttattctaaaatgtattgaataaaaaaacaatctcagcaatctacacacaataccccataatgacaaagtgaaaactgtttttttgaAACAGCAAATATATTaaatgtttccattgatcttccttgagatgtttctacaacttgattggagtcgtattgtggtaaattaaattgattggacatgatttggaaaggcacacacctgtctatataagatcccagagttgacagcgcatgtcagatcaaaaaccaaaccatgaggtcgaaggaattgtccgtagagctctgagacaggattgagtcgaggcacagatctggggaaggttaccaaaacatttctgaagttcccccaagaacacagtggcctccatcattcttaaatggaagaagtttgggaccaccaagactTTCTACAGCTGGCTGCCCTGCCaacctgagcaatcgggggagaagggccttggtcagggaggtgaccaagaacccgatggtcactctgacagagctctagggttcctctgtggagatgggagaaacttccagaaggacaaccatctctgcagcactccaccaatcaagcctttatggtagagtggccagacgcaagccactcctcagcaaaaggcacatgacagcctgcttggagtttgccaaaaggcacctaaagattcccagaccatgagaaacggagcaaagtacagagatccttgatgaaaacctgctccagagtgctcaggacctcagactgtggcgaaggtttaccttccaacaggacaacgacactaagcacacagccaatacaacacgagaggcttcgggataagtctctgaatgtccttgagtggcccagtcagagctcggacttgaacccgatcaaacatctcaggagagacctgaaaaagctgtgcagcaacgctccccatccaacctgacagagcttgagacgatctgcagagcagaatgggagaaactccccaaatacatgtgtgccaagcttgtagcatcatacccaagaagactccatgCTGTTTTTTATCATAGTgatagacaactatacagaaaacactcaaattgctgaaataagtacatgaaatcaatgatgagagaatagtcagatgaaCTGATTTGTAAAATAGCAGTGGAGATGGCACTCTTTTGCTTAGAGATGTAGTATAGGTAATGCATCTGTAGGTGACTCCTGAGAATGCTACAGAGTTTGTGGCGCAGGAGAAAGATCAGCATACTCTGATTCCAGAGGTTGTGAGTTTAAATCCCAGGTGGGTCATATTGAAAGGTCAGCACTAAGTGATCATGTCAAATGTAATCATATTGATTAAAGATGTTTAcactattttagctgaacagcGTACCACCTACCTTAAAACCCCCATACCATTTTATTATATTTTcatgttttcacctcacatgtgaatctcACATGTGAATTGCAGATTTACATGTgacatttgcagtttcacatgtgaaaaacattcacatgtgaaaatgttcAAATGTTGGTGAAGTTTTGCATCtccatgttgtcacatttatttcacatgagatcTTGTTTTGACATGTAGcttcatgttatcacattaacttcacatgagatcatgtgaaattcatgtggtttttccgTAAGGGCTTTTGGGTCTGTTTGCTTGAGGGAATTTTTTTTCCCATGccatttttatgttatttttttctAAAGAATGTGTGTGATCTAAACACAGCGAAAAATCTGAGGGTAAACATCACTGACATTGGTGTCAAGGCTTTGTAGTATGGCTGAGAACAAACATGCCTATCCTGTTTTATCATTAAATCCTGAACGATGGCATTTTCTCCATGTAAATTATTCACTTTGTCTTCTATCACTTTTGCATTTGTAATGAACTGATTTCAATGCCTTGGTTCGAGGGCTCGTGCTGTAGTCTAACACACTCCCACAGCTGAGTAGTGTGACAAGATTAGAGCTGTAAACATGATCATTCTCCCGTAATTTCTTTCTCCCCCAGATGAGAATGAATTTCACGGACGCCAGAGGGTTAGAAGAGAGTTAAATCTGAACTGCAGATGTTTGGATGTGAGGAATATCATAGTGTCGTCCCATTTGATAACTGGGCCATGGTCCTATGCAGTAGAAGAAGTGGGGGATGGGATGGAGATAGAGGAGAAGCTCACTGCCAATCTTGTTCCTCTCCCAGTGAAATCTCCCAGACAGCTCAAAACCTTCCCCTGCTGGGAGAGATTTAACACGTCCAATTCCAACTGTGCTCAGACGCATTCCCAAACGGGCGTCGACGATCCTCCGCCTCAGAAGAATAGAAAAGTTGCTCAAAGAAAAAACTGTTCCTCACCACAATCTGAACAAACAAACATCAAACAACAGAGACTGAAGCAGCGACTGCTGCCACTGACCAGGTCCCATTGGGGCCCAGCCTCTTCATGTGTCTCATTGACCAGGTCCCATTGGGGCCCAGCCTCTTCATGTGTTTCGTGTGTAGAGCAGTCTGCAGAGGAACTAGCAGTGCCATGGCGGTGTAGGGCGATGGTGACACAGAACCCTGAACCATCTCGGCTCCCTTCCAGAATTCTGCCAAACCTCCAAAACACAATTAGAGCATCTGGCTGTGAGATACTGGAGCTGTGCCGACGTATGTCCTCTAGGATGAACTGTGTGAACCATGTGAGCCCGACCACATCTGGAACTGGAACCAGACCGGTGGGCTGGAGGTTGCTTGGGAAGCCCGTCGGGGACAGGGGAGCACAGGTGTGGGTCGGTCAACCAGAACACCACTCCTGGAAAGTGAGAAAGTTCTCTGGGGCATCAGTTGACAGCCACAGTCTCACCAGCCTTCTGCATAATAGTGAATGTGGTTCTGGTGTATCCAGGGTCAGCCAGACCCAGACACATCTTCCAGATACTGGGCTCTCTGGCTGTGCTAAAGACAGAAAAGGAGCCAGCCAACAGCACGGACAGAAGGTCGGCGGCTCCAGGAGGGCCcagagaggtagaggtggggttGGAAAAGGGAGACAGATGCCCAGAGAAGAATCCTTGCGGTGGGGTGAAGGATCGACATGGCCTTGGGTGAGTATTTCCACAGCTCTATGGcgactctctctgtcactccactCAGAGCGTACACATCCTGACAGACTGGCAGGTCAGCTCAGTACTGCCAGTTAAGTGCTGCCACCATCATTTACTAGTTGCATATGCATAACAGAAGCTGCCCATCTGTCAACCACTCATGTATTCTTCAACTCCAAATAAAATTGGAACGTAATTATCGCTGGAACATCTAAATTCTAAATTAAGACCACATTGAGACCTTTTTAATTTCTCTCGTCTATGTAAATGGCTGTGAATGGAAACATAATGACACCCTGCTTtactgtaatactactactattctTCCGGCTTTCTCGTCAAACATTAAGTATTCTCAGCAGCACCCTATACAAAACGTTTCAGTCTCAATTGAAACAGGTGCTTTCAGCGCGCAACAAAGATCACAAGGACATTGTTATATTTAGAATAGCTTCAAGTGAACACGATTCAAGACCAGAATATGAATCTCTTTCTTTATGTAGTACATTCTAATAGGTTTGTAATAACTCTATAGGTTCTTTAGAAACGCCAGGATCCATTTGGTCCAATACATAATTAATTTCCATGGCAACACAAAGTGGATCAAGTGGATCAAACGGCACATATGCTTGGAAAGTCTTTGAAGATTCGAAGTTCACATATGGATGAATGTTCGCATCGAGATTGAATGGGTGTGATTTTGTCAATTGAAGACATTGTATTCAGAACGACAGGGACACTTCAAAGTCATGCAGAGAAGTCCTTCAAATTCATTATTCCTCATTCAGAGTGGATATTGTATGGTGACTAATAGTAAGTCTGAGAGACTCTGTTTTCTCTTCTCTATGAAAtgtactgtatttgtcacatcatcacatacagtgggggaaaaaagtatttgatcccctgctgattttgtacgtttgcccactgacaaagaaaggatcagtctataattgtaatggtaggtttatttgaacagtgagagacagaataacaacaaaaatatccagaaaaacgcatgtcaaaaatgttataaattgatttgcattttaatgagggaaataagtatttgaccccctctcaatcaaaaagatttctggctcccaagtatcttttatacaggtaacaagctgagattaggagcacactcttaaagggagtgcttctaaccgcagcttgttacctgtaaaaaagacacctgttcacagaagcaatctatcagattccaaactctccaccatggccaagaccaaagagctctccaaggatgtcagggacaagattgtagacctacacaaggctggaatgggctacaagaccatcgccaagcagcttggtgagaaggtgacaacatttggtgtgattatttgcaaatggaagaaacacaaaagaactgtcaatatccctcggcctggggctccatgcaagatctcacctcgtggagttgcaatgattatgagaacggtgaggaatcagcccagaactacacgggaggatcttgtcaatgatctcaaggcagctgggaccatagtcaccaagaaaacaattggtaacacactacgccgtgaaggactgaagtcctgcagcgcccgcaaggtccccctgctcaagaatatatatacatgcctgtctgaagtttgccaatgaacatctgaatgactcagaggacaactggtgaaagtgttgtggtcagatgagaccaaaatggagctctttggcatcatctcaactcgccgtgtttggaggaggaggaatgctgcctatgaccccaagaacaccatctccaccgtcaaacatggaggtggaaacattatgctttgggggtgtttttctgctaaggggacagggcaacttcaccacatcaaagggacgatggacagggccatgtaccgtcaaatcttgggtgagaacctccttccctcagccagggcattgaaaatgggtcgtggatgggtattccagcatgacaatgacccaaaacacacggccaaggcaacaaaggagtgactcaagaagaagcacattaaggtcctggagtggccttgccagtctccagaccttaatcccatagaaaatctgtggagggagctgaaggtttgagttgccaaacgtcagcctcgaaaccttaatgacttggagaagatctgcaaagaggagtgggacaaaatccctccggagatgtgtgcaaacctggtggccaactacaagaaacgtctgacttctgtgattgccaataagggttttgccaccaagtactaagtcatgttttgcagagggttcaaatacttatttccctcattaaaatggaaatcatttcataacatttttgacatgtgtttttctggatttttttgttgttattctgtctctcactgttcatataaacctaccattaaaattatagactgataatgtcacgtcctggccagtataagggttaattagtattgtagtttggtcaggacgtggcagagggtatttgttttatgtggttcagggtggtgggtTTGTTAAAAGAgtgtttgaataagtattccggggtttttgggcactgtttggttttcatgtatttctatgtttagtctagtgtgtgtggttctatgttgagttaattggaagtcctatattagttgggtgtgtttgtcttgtattttatgggagattgttctgtgtgtagccctgtgccttaccagactgttttttgtcgatcgtaattctgtttgttattttgggtgttcattttgatagttaataaaagtcaagatgagcctgcacatacctgctgcgttttggtcctccttcaccgacgacaactgtgacagaatcccaccaccaaaggaccaagcagcagaggaaggagcagagggtaTTTGGATTGGATACATGGAGGAAA contains:
- the LOC115153197 gene encoding uncharacterized protein LOC115153197, whose product is MSNPWNAPMCRQQENVMTERQRWALAKDSLKGGKEKMKREKENPLCSAWEGSEPDNGPSDENEFHGRQRVRRELNLNCRCLDVRNIIVSSHLITGPWSYAVEEVGDGMEIEEKLTANLVPLPVKSPRQLKTFPCWERFNTSNSNCAQTHSQTGVDDPPPQKNRKVAQRKNCSSPQSEQTNIKQQRLKQRLLPLTRSHWGPASSCVSLTRSHWGPASSCVSCVEQSAEELAVPWRCRAMVTQNPEPSRLPSRILPNLQNTIRASGCEILELCRRMSSRMNCVNHVSPTTSGTGTRPVGWRLLGKPVGDRGAQVWVGQPEHHSWKVRKFSGASVDSHSLTSLLHNSECGSGVSRVSQTQTHLPDTGLSGCAKDRKGASQQHGQKVGGSRRAQRGRGGVGKGRQMPREESLRWGEGSTWPWDSESQSRNQRQNESPTDCDVTLLHIVHLLQCRSVNLSHVREEGQFGDDFQHILHNTQT